In a genomic window of Methylovirgula sp. 4M-Z18:
- a CDS encoding oxidoreductase, translated as MSKTERGVALITGASSGIGLATAQALRRAGYHVFGTSRKPTPDTAGAITMLICDVTDDASVQSAVDGVLGRAGRIDLLVNNAGFGVTGAAEESSIAQVRALFETNFHGVVRVTNMVLPIMRRQGGGRILNVGSGLGFIPAPYNAYYCATKHALEGYSESLDHEVREFGVRVAVIEPAATRTAFETSTVVADTRLAAYDASRAKYLVAYERAMAVADTAESVAETIVLAARDKTPRLRYPSGKAARQGAFARRFLPRSLFDKILHAQFGLAS; from the coding sequence ATGAGCAAGACAGAACGCGGCGTCGCCCTCATCACGGGCGCTTCCTCCGGCATCGGGCTGGCGACGGCGCAAGCGCTGCGGCGCGCCGGCTACCACGTCTTCGGCACGAGCCGAAAGCCGACGCCTGACACCGCGGGTGCGATCACGATGCTGATCTGCGACGTGACCGACGACGCGTCCGTGCAGAGCGCTGTCGACGGGGTTTTAGGCCGCGCGGGACGGATCGATCTTCTCGTCAACAATGCCGGATTCGGGGTCACTGGCGCGGCTGAGGAGAGCTCGATCGCGCAAGTTCGCGCGCTGTTCGAGACCAATTTTCACGGCGTCGTCCGGGTGACGAACATGGTCCTGCCGATCATGCGAAGGCAGGGCGGCGGGCGCATTCTGAATGTTGGTTCCGGGTTGGGGTTCATTCCAGCGCCTTATAACGCTTATTATTGCGCGACCAAGCATGCGCTCGAGGGCTATTCCGAATCTCTCGATCATGAGGTGCGGGAATTTGGCGTGCGCGTTGCGGTCATCGAGCCTGCCGCCACGCGAACCGCGTTTGAGACGAGCACTGTGGTCGCCGATACGCGGCTCGCCGCCTACGACGCGAGCCGCGCGAAGTATCTCGTGGCGTATGAGCGCGCCATGGCCGTGGCGGATACCGCGGAAAGCGTCGCCGAAACCATCGTGCTGGCGGCGCGCGATAAAACGCCGCGTCTGCGCTACCCCTCAGGCAAGGCTGCGCGGCAGGGCGCATTCGCCCGGCGTTTTCTCCCCCGGTCTCTCTTCGACAAGATCCTGCATGCGCAATTCGGGTTGGCGTCGTGA
- a CDS encoding alpha/beta fold hydrolase, whose amino-acid sequence MTSPLSLVGSGASYIEAPNLFINVGGTVFAYRDLGPQGGVPLILVNHWGAVLDNFDPRIVDGLASKHRVIATDYRGIGLSGGTAPVTVDEMARDTIALIGALGFEKVDLLGFSLGGFVAQDVALKAPGLVRKLILAGTGPAGGIGIEKVGAVSWPLMIKGLLTLRDPKFYLFFTSTADGRRAAKAFLNRLRERKAGRDKGPTPGAFLRQLKAIKAWGRQAAQDLGRINIPVLIANGDNDIMVPTVNSADMAQRIPGADLVIYQDAGHGGIFQHHAYFVPKALSFLAADAAATSRLEKAYEGVRR is encoded by the coding sequence ATGACAAGTCCTCTGAGCCTGGTCGGGTCGGGCGCGAGTTACATCGAGGCGCCCAATCTCTTCATCAATGTCGGGGGAACTGTTTTTGCCTATCGAGACCTGGGCCCCCAGGGCGGCGTGCCGCTCATTCTCGTCAACCATTGGGGCGCGGTGTTGGACAATTTCGATCCGCGGATCGTCGACGGCCTCGCCAGCAAGCATCGCGTCATCGCGACCGACTACCGGGGTATCGGCTTGTCGGGCGGAACCGCGCCGGTGACGGTCGACGAAATGGCGCGCGACACGATCGCTCTTATCGGAGCGTTGGGCTTCGAGAAGGTCGATCTGCTCGGTTTTTCCCTCGGCGGATTTGTGGCGCAGGATGTCGCACTGAAGGCCCCTGGTCTTGTGCGGAAACTTATCCTGGCCGGCACCGGTCCGGCGGGTGGCATCGGCATCGAGAAGGTGGGAGCGGTCTCCTGGCCGCTTATGATCAAAGGCCTGCTGACGCTGCGCGACCCCAAGTTCTATCTGTTTTTCACATCCACGGCCGATGGTCGGCGGGCCGCGAAAGCTTTTCTGAACCGGCTGAGGGAACGCAAGGCGGGTCGGGACAAGGGTCCCACTCCAGGCGCGTTCCTGCGGCAGCTCAAGGCAATCAAAGCCTGGGGCCGTCAGGCGGCTCAGGACCTCGGCAGGATCAATATCCCGGTCCTGATCGCGAATGGCGACAACGATATCATGGTCCCGACCGTGAACAGCGCCGACATGGCGCAACGCATCCCCGGGGCGGACCTGGTGATCTACCAAGACGCGGGGCATGGCGGGATATTCCAACACCACGCCTATTTCGTGCCGAAGGCTCTTTCCTTCCTGGCGGCTGACGCCGCCGCAACCTCAAGATTGGAGAAAGCCTATGAAGGCGTTCGTCGTTGA
- a CDS encoding Flp family type IVb pilin, which produces MLKALVILNRLAKDEDGASLVEYTVLLGILLVAVITTIVTVGGWVSAQWAALSSGISSTN; this is translated from the coding sequence ATGTTGAAAGCGTTGGTCATTCTGAATCGACTGGCAAAAGACGAAGATGGTGCGTCACTGGTCGAATACACCGTGCTGCTCGGCATTCTTCTGGTCGCCGTCATCACCACGATCGTGACGGTTGGCGGGTGGGTTTCCGCGCAGTGGGCGGCGCTCAGTTCGGGGATCTCGTCGACGAACTAA
- a CDS encoding M23 family metallopeptidase: MSDNRVQRKNLDDALSEHRQTRLNAAADIGFEPPIEAASRRQSAIERRKISLRWLFGTVLTGMSGAALMGAAIYSALDFDSNFADDPEFANPVHKESSATATINPKKGDRLVQSVDIVAAKQSYQAPTNVKVGGKEVVRLKTFTHLVTTLTLVDTGFADDVPPFNAQKVMADARNPIEQPPEADIAATQPPLDETEISLNITDLSGKRVVPTNGTLSQDEIHDQVNEFLGNLLAAGKKPALPIPPQLLLMHTSRAALNLPGSLAYAPLTAGTISSPLSSIEVRLVPENVTSIPKTSAPLGDSAPITTIDQRVTIVGKGDTLGSIVRANGATDDQVKSIVKAFAATPVQEGEKVKLLLADLDGSGQNKQICRVSIYRDDTLTASVAIRDTGDYVQVPAEAPAPTADAQGPIKPAAKKTVAAAKGSDDGSDDEEDQSDDSSGVRLYDSLYQTALKQDLPKSVIDDLVHIFANDVDFQRSVQPGDNFEAFYENNEDPGQEPDLLYAAITTRGETFHYYRYQTADDGLVDYYDPNGRSVRKFLIRKPVAAGELRSGFGMRYHPILHVSKMHTGVDWAAPVGTPIYAAGNGTIIKAGWDSGYGRRIEIQHANGYVTTYNHQSAFARGITEGMKVKQGQLIGYIGATGQVTGPHLHYEVLVNGSFVDPLQIRLPRTREFDGRMLAEFKRERDRIDALIAQAPNANLVAQKVAQKPPG; the protein is encoded by the coding sequence GTGTCCGACAATCGGGTTCAGCGTAAGAATCTTGATGACGCCCTGAGCGAGCACCGGCAAACGCGCCTGAATGCTGCGGCAGACATCGGATTCGAGCCGCCGATCGAGGCGGCGAGCCGCCGGCAGAGCGCCATCGAGCGGCGCAAGATCTCGCTGCGCTGGCTGTTCGGGACCGTGCTGACCGGCATGTCGGGCGCCGCCCTCATGGGCGCGGCAATCTATTCCGCCCTCGATTTCGATTCCAATTTCGCCGACGATCCCGAATTCGCCAATCCGGTCCACAAGGAATCGAGCGCCACCGCGACGATCAACCCGAAGAAGGGCGACCGGCTGGTCCAATCGGTCGACATTGTCGCCGCCAAGCAAAGCTACCAGGCTCCGACCAATGTGAAGGTCGGCGGCAAGGAAGTTGTCCGGCTGAAGACGTTCACCCACCTTGTGACGACGCTGACCCTGGTCGACACCGGTTTTGCCGATGACGTCCCGCCCTTCAACGCGCAAAAGGTGATGGCGGACGCCCGCAACCCGATCGAGCAGCCGCCCGAAGCCGACATCGCTGCCACTCAGCCGCCGCTGGACGAGACCGAAATCTCGCTCAACATCACCGATCTGTCGGGCAAACGGGTCGTGCCGACCAATGGCACACTCAGCCAGGACGAAATTCACGACCAGGTCAACGAATTCCTGGGGAACCTGCTCGCCGCCGGCAAGAAACCGGCCCTGCCCATCCCGCCGCAATTGCTGCTGATGCACACGAGCCGCGCCGCGCTGAACCTGCCGGGCAGCCTCGCCTATGCGCCGCTCACCGCGGGCACGATTTCCTCGCCCCTCTCGAGCATCGAAGTGCGCCTGGTGCCGGAAAACGTCACCTCGATCCCGAAAACCTCAGCGCCGCTCGGCGATTCCGCGCCGATCACCACGATCGACCAGCGGGTGACGATTGTTGGCAAGGGCGACACGCTGGGGAGCATCGTCCGCGCCAACGGCGCAACCGACGACCAGGTCAAATCGATCGTCAAGGCCTTTGCCGCAACGCCGGTCCAAGAGGGCGAAAAGGTCAAACTGCTGCTCGCCGATCTCGATGGGTCGGGCCAGAACAAGCAGATCTGCCGCGTCTCGATCTACCGGGACGATACGCTGACCGCCTCGGTCGCCATTCGCGACACCGGCGACTATGTCCAGGTGCCGGCGGAAGCGCCGGCCCCGACTGCAGACGCCCAGGGGCCGATCAAGCCGGCAGCGAAGAAGACCGTTGCCGCAGCGAAGGGCAGTGACGACGGCAGCGACGACGAGGAAGATCAATCCGACGATTCGAGCGGCGTCCGGCTCTACGACAGCCTCTACCAGACCGCGCTGAAGCAAGATCTGCCGAAATCCGTCATCGACGACCTGGTGCATATCTTCGCCAATGACGTTGACTTCCAGCGCTCCGTCCAGCCGGGCGACAATTTCGAGGCGTTTTACGAGAATAACGAGGACCCTGGCCAGGAGCCGGACCTGCTCTATGCCGCCATCACCACGCGCGGCGAAACCTTCCACTATTACCGGTATCAGACGGCCGATGACGGCCTCGTCGATTATTACGATCCCAACGGCCGGTCGGTGCGCAAATTCCTGATCCGGAAGCCGGTCGCCGCCGGCGAATTGCGTTCGGGCTTCGGCATGCGCTACCATCCGATCCTGCACGTTTCGAAAATGCACACCGGCGTCGACTGGGCGGCACCGGTCGGCACGCCGATCTATGCGGCCGGCAACGGCACGATCATCAAGGCGGGCTGGGATTCCGGCTACGGCCGCCGCATCGAAATCCAGCATGCCAACGGCTATGTCACGACCTACAACCACCAGAGCGCCTTTGCCCGTGGCATCACCGAGGGCATGAAGGTCAAGCAGGGCCAATTGATCGGCTATATCGGCGCCACGGGCCAGGTGACCGGCCCGCATCTCCATTACGAAGTGCTGGTGAACGGCAGTTTCGTCGACCCGCTGCAGATCCGCCTGCCGCGGACGCGCGAGTTCGACGGCAGGATGCTTGCCGAGTTCAAGCGCGAGCGCGACCGGATCGACGCTTTGATCGCACAGGCACCCAACGCCAATCTCGTCGCGCAGAAAGTGGCGCAGAAGCCGCCGGGCTAG
- a CDS encoding NADP-dependent oxidoreductase has translation MKAFVVDKYKKKGALRLANVPEPEVQDNDILVRIHAAAVNLLDSKIRDGEFKLILPYRPPFVLGHDVAGTIVRTGSKVRRFKAGDEVYARPRDHRVGTFAEFIAVDEADVALKPKNLNMAEAASIPLVGLTAWQALVEVGKVKPGQKVFIQAGSGGVGTFAIQLAKHLGATVATTTSAKNAELARSLGADVVIDYKTQDFEKVLSGYDLVLNSQDAKTLDKSLRVLKPGGQLISISGPPDPAFAREHGMNLFLKLAMRLLSRVVRKKAKNFGIRYSFLFMRAHGRHLHEIASLIESGAIRPVVDKAFPFEKTADAVAYVESGRAKGKVVITVTG, from the coding sequence ATGAAGGCGTTCGTCGTTGACAAATATAAAAAGAAAGGCGCCCTGCGCCTGGCCAACGTGCCCGAGCCGGAAGTGCAGGACAATGATATCCTGGTCCGGATTCACGCCGCGGCTGTGAACCTTCTGGATTCCAAGATCCGGGATGGGGAGTTCAAGCTTATTCTTCCCTATCGTCCGCCCTTCGTCCTGGGGCATGACGTCGCCGGAACAATTGTCAGGACAGGGTCCAAGGTCAGGCGGTTCAAGGCGGGCGACGAGGTCTATGCGCGGCCGCGCGATCATCGGGTCGGCACATTCGCCGAATTCATCGCCGTCGATGAAGCCGACGTGGCGCTGAAACCCAAAAACCTCAACATGGCGGAAGCAGCATCCATCCCGCTGGTGGGGCTGACGGCATGGCAGGCGCTGGTCGAGGTGGGCAAGGTGAAGCCCGGCCAGAAGGTCTTCATTCAGGCCGGTTCTGGCGGTGTCGGGACTTTCGCCATCCAACTCGCCAAGCATCTCGGCGCCACAGTTGCGACGACGACGAGCGCGAAGAATGCCGAGCTGGCCAGAAGTCTCGGGGCGGATGTGGTCATCGACTATAAGACGCAGGATTTCGAGAAGGTCCTGTCGGGCTACGATCTCGTTCTGAACAGTCAGGATGCAAAGACGCTCGATAAATCTCTGCGTGTGCTGAAGCCTGGCGGCCAGCTCATTTCTATTTCCGGTCCGCCCGATCCGGCATTCGCGAGGGAACACGGTATGAACCTTTTCCTGAAACTGGCTATGCGCCTGCTGAGCCGAGTGGTCCGGAAAAAGGCCAAGAATTTCGGCATACGCTATTCATTCCTGTTCATGCGCGCGCACGGGCGACATTTGCATGAGATTGCGTCGCTGATCGAATCAGGAGCGATCCGACCGGTGGTCGATAAGGCGTTCCCGTTTGAGAAGACCGCGGATGCGGTGGCCTATGTCGAGAGCGGGCGCGCGAAGGGCAAGGTCGTCATCACAGTCACAGGCTAG
- a CDS encoding C39 family peptidase — MATFEVPGSGGQFFAKNTAGEPMVWLPTGVQLTLDFIAPTGPGADSRSVVGFKPTLTVTVLDRTPRKLGFSIKASTADSFYVQGQDAQGHQTNIAVFAGEFKNHPGMDIDLLANLCRAGDALKLLRVQQLLYDQEGNIFDQNSKPNLHKFGYMMCGAVAKGRAIELFGDVNVLDYTHPYHEPLGASRVSSRFDVKYRSEIITRVRNKIVALLTKGTPVRVGVLDSPVGMMPHQHKLIAWDAGGHTVVIVGCDKGGMNFMYVDPWFGGSKLTYAGGMMPPFECNSMGIFNAQLHGERKVGDDPVSVPNLIVQRWDTYGTFSWAAGNYLEVVAGPTI, encoded by the coding sequence ATGGCGACATTCGAAGTTCCCGGATCCGGCGGCCAATTCTTCGCGAAGAACACGGCGGGGGAGCCGATGGTGTGGCTTCCCACCGGCGTGCAATTGACGCTGGATTTCATCGCGCCGACAGGTCCCGGCGCCGACAGCCGCAGCGTCGTCGGTTTCAAGCCCACCCTCACCGTGACCGTGCTCGATCGCACGCCGCGCAAGCTCGGCTTTTCCATCAAGGCCAGCACCGCCGACTCGTTCTACGTGCAAGGCCAGGACGCCCAGGGACATCAGACGAACATCGCCGTTTTCGCCGGCGAGTTCAAAAATCATCCCGGCATGGACATTGATCTCTTGGCGAACCTCTGCCGGGCCGGCGACGCGCTGAAACTCTTGCGCGTGCAGCAGCTCCTGTACGATCAGGAGGGCAACATCTTCGACCAGAACAGCAAGCCGAACCTGCACAAGTTCGGCTACATGATGTGCGGCGCCGTCGCGAAGGGACGCGCGATCGAATTGTTCGGCGACGTCAATGTCCTCGATTACACGCATCCCTACCACGAGCCGCTCGGCGCGAGCCGGGTGTCCAGCCGTTTCGACGTGAAATACCGCTCGGAGATCATCACTAGGGTGCGCAACAAGATCGTGGCGCTGCTCACCAAAGGCACGCCGGTGCGGGTCGGCGTGCTGGATTCGCCGGTGGGGATGATGCCGCACCAGCACAAGCTCATCGCCTGGGACGCAGGCGGCCACACCGTCGTCATCGTCGGCTGCGACAAGGGCGGCATGAACTTCATGTATGTCGATCCCTGGTTCGGCGGCTCGAAATTGACCTATGCCGGCGGCATGATGCCGCCCTTCGAATGCAATTCGATGGGGATCTTCAACGCGCAACTACATGGGGAGCGCAAAGTCGGCGACGATCCGGTGAGCGTGCCAAACCTGATCGTGCAGAGGTGGGACACCTATGGCACGTTCAGTTGGGCCGCCGGGAACTACCTCGAGGTGGTCGCCGGACCTACGATTTGA
- a CDS encoding DNA-3-methyladenine glycosylase family protein: MARSAKAAVKAKAKKPAAKPKAAVKKPAKKRAASKARTRRAATPLAAGPAYHPGPLIVDDAILAHAVAELHKLDPDAVGHMLERAGHPPLRHGRRGFDGLVSIVVSQQVSVASADAIFGRLKAAFRELEPQAILAASDDDLKACGLSRPKMRTINALAEAIHTGALPLEQLGTMPPEEAHATLVAVHGIGPWTADIYLLFCLGHPDAWPVGDIALQEAAKLALNLKKRPDAKALHKIGERWRPWRGVAARLLWTYYRAVKAREGVKVD; encoded by the coding sequence GTGGCAAGATCCGCGAAAGCGGCCGTGAAGGCAAAGGCTAAAAAGCCGGCGGCAAAGCCCAAGGCGGCGGTCAAAAAGCCAGCCAAGAAGCGCGCCGCGAGCAAGGCCCGCACGCGGCGGGCCGCCACGCCCCTCGCCGCCGGGCCAGCCTACCATCCCGGCCCGCTCATTGTCGACGATGCCATTCTTGCCCATGCCGTGGCCGAGCTGCACAAGCTCGACCCGGACGCCGTCGGCCACATGCTGGAGCGGGCGGGCCATCCGCCCTTGCGGCATGGGCGGCGCGGGTTTGACGGGCTCGTCTCGATCGTGGTGTCGCAACAGGTCTCGGTCGCCAGCGCCGACGCCATCTTCGGCCGGCTGAAGGCGGCGTTCCGCGAGCTCGAACCGCAAGCCATTCTCGCGGCGAGCGACGACGATCTGAAGGCCTGCGGCCTGTCGCGGCCGAAAATGCGCACGATCAATGCCTTGGCGGAGGCCATCCACACCGGCGCCTTGCCACTCGAGCAGCTCGGCACCATGCCGCCGGAAGAGGCGCATGCGACTTTGGTCGCGGTGCACGGCATCGGACCCTGGACCGCCGACATCTATCTCTTGTTCTGCCTCGGCCATCCGGACGCCTGGCCGGTGGGCGACATCGCCCTGCAGGAAGCGGCCAAGCTGGCGCTGAACTTAAAGAAGCGGCCCGACGCCAAGGCGCTGCACAAGATCGGCGAGCGCTGGCGGCCCTGGCGCGGCGTCGCCGCACGGCTGCTGTGGACCTATTACCGCGCCGTCAAAGCCCGCGAAGGCGTGAAGGTCGACTGA
- a CDS encoding winged helix-turn-helix transcriptional regulator, translating to MKNLSDQPCLIARSLALVGDAWSMLIMRDAHAGLTRFDDFRKSLGIAPTMLTGRLAALTDEGLLEKRRYSDRPPRDEYVLTEAGRDFLPVLFAIGAWGRKHRGGGKVTRFFDAEIGTEIDPVTIDRATGAPVGTRPIRIAAAE from the coding sequence ATGAAAAATCTTTCTGACCAGCCATGCCTGATCGCCAGGAGCCTGGCGCTTGTGGGGGACGCATGGAGCATGCTGATCATGCGCGACGCCCATGCGGGGCTGACCCGCTTCGATGATTTCCGCAAGAGCCTCGGCATCGCGCCGACGATGCTGACGGGGCGGCTTGCAGCCCTGACTGACGAGGGGCTGCTGGAGAAACGCCGCTACTCCGACCGTCCGCCACGGGACGAATATGTGCTGACGGAAGCCGGCCGCGACTTTCTGCCGGTTCTGTTTGCGATCGGCGCGTGGGGACGCAAGCATCGCGGCGGGGGTAAGGTGACCCGTTTCTTCGACGCGGAGATCGGAACGGAGATCGATCCCGTCACCATTGATCGCGCGACCGGCGCTCCGGTCGGAACACGTCCCATTCGTATCGCCGCAGCGGAATGA
- the gluQRS gene encoding tRNA glutamyl-Q(34) synthetase GluQRS yields the protein MTADVPTQPVFRFAPSPNGHLHLGHAYSALLNHAMARASGGRFLLRIEDIDLGRSRPDFEAAIYEDLAWLGLTWEAPVRRQSQHFADYAAALRQLVARDLIYPCFCSRKEIARAASGQTDPDGAPLYPGTCRHLSVQERQKRLSKGQPAAQRLDMAAALSRCGERLHWAEYDLGTEPRDVVADPGAWGDVVLARKDIPTSYHMAVVVDDALQGVSDVVRGADLFHATSIHRLLQALLHLPQPRYHHHPLILDEAQRKLSKSLMSKSLRDLRAEGITPAEIKARLGF from the coding sequence ATGACGGCTGACGTGCCAACACAACCGGTTTTTCGCTTCGCCCCCTCGCCAAACGGGCATTTGCATCTCGGCCATGCGTATTCGGCATTGTTGAACCATGCGATGGCGCGGGCCAGTGGCGGCCGGTTTCTGCTGCGGATCGAGGACATCGATCTTGGCCGCAGCCGGCCGGATTTCGAGGCGGCGATTTACGAGGATCTCGCCTGGCTCGGCCTCACCTGGGAGGCGCCGGTGCGACGGCAGTCGCAGCATTTCGCCGATTATGCCGCGGCGCTTCGTCAGCTTGTGGCAAGAGATCTCATCTATCCGTGCTTCTGCTCGCGCAAGGAGATTGCCCGCGCCGCCTCGGGCCAGACCGATCCCGATGGCGCGCCGCTTTATCCCGGCACCTGCCGCCACCTCTCAGTGCAGGAGCGGCAGAAGCGCCTCAGCAAAGGGCAGCCCGCGGCACAGCGGCTCGACATGGCGGCGGCACTTAGCCGATGCGGCGAAAGGCTGCACTGGGCCGAATATGATTTAGGCACCGAGCCGCGCGATGTCGTGGCCGACCCGGGCGCCTGGGGCGATGTCGTGCTCGCGCGTAAGGATATTCCCACCTCCTATCACATGGCCGTCGTCGTGGACGATGCTCTGCAAGGGGTGAGCGACGTGGTGCGCGGCGCCGATCTCTTTCACGCCACGAGCATTCACCGGCTGTTGCAGGCACTGCTGCATCTGCCGCAGCCGCGCTATCACCACCACCCGCTCATTCTCGACGAGGCGCAGCGCAAATTGTCGAAGAGTCTGATGTCGAAAAGCCTGCGCGATCTCAGGGCCGAAGGGATCACGCCCGCCGAAATCAAGGCGCGCCTCGGGTTTTAA
- a CDS encoding chloride channel protein: MKPSQVWHRHLGDFTTDARVLVIAAIAVVVATVALMGGIVLLKLIQLATNIAYFGRFDFEMLKPGDASLGYAAILIPVLGALIIGLMARFGSEKIRGHGIPEAIEAILLGRSRLDAKVAVLKPLSSAISIGSGGPFGAEGPIIMTGGAIGSLIAQMLPVSDNERKTLLVAGAAAGMTTVFGTPIAAIMLAVELLLFEWTPRSFIPVAVAAIVADVERSLLHMPMPLFPFQGTMDISLAALGGWVLVGIASALLATLLTQMVYACEDAFEKLPIHWMWWPMIGGMVVGLGGLIEPDALGVGYDNIARMLDGHVLASAALALLVVKAIIWAVALGSGTSGGVLAPLLIMGGAMGAMLAGFLPAADPGLWALLAMSATMGGTMRAPLTATFFAVELTGNTHILVPLIATCAAAHAGTVLLMKRSILTEKIARRGHHLVREYRVDPFALTRVSEVMTTKVDTVADKMTLHGAAAFLTAPETRHPSFPVVDADGHVLGVIDPPTILRWRRRGVHRHTTLGALLANRKITLAYPDEYLESLSDKLLAANISHLPVVSRTDAKLVGYIGWKDLMRVRSKQQAAERERSALLGFTAVDRKPKSLAE; this comes from the coding sequence ATGAAGCCCAGCCAGGTCTGGCACCGCCATCTTGGCGATTTCACCACGGATGCTCGCGTCCTCGTCATCGCCGCCATCGCTGTGGTGGTGGCGACGGTGGCGCTGATGGGCGGAATCGTGCTGCTGAAGCTCATCCAGCTTGCGACCAACATCGCCTATTTTGGCCGGTTCGACTTCGAAATGCTGAAGCCGGGTGACGCGTCGCTCGGCTATGCCGCTATCCTCATTCCGGTGCTCGGCGCCCTGATCATCGGCCTGATGGCGCGTTTTGGCAGCGAGAAGATCCGCGGCCACGGGATTCCTGAGGCCATCGAGGCCATCCTGCTCGGCCGCTCGCGGCTCGATGCGAAAGTGGCCGTGCTCAAGCCTTTGTCTTCCGCGATCTCGATCGGCAGCGGCGGACCCTTCGGCGCCGAAGGCCCCATCATCATGACCGGCGGCGCCATCGGCTCGCTGATCGCGCAGATGCTGCCGGTGAGCGACAACGAGCGCAAGACGCTGCTGGTCGCCGGCGCCGCGGCTGGCATGACCACGGTGTTCGGCACGCCGATCGCCGCGATCATGCTGGCGGTCGAGCTTTTGCTGTTCGAATGGACCCCGCGCAGCTTCATTCCGGTCGCCGTGGCGGCGATCGTCGCGGACGTCGAGCGCAGCCTGCTCCACATGCCGATGCCGTTGTTTCCGTTCCAGGGCACGATGGACATTTCTCTCGCGGCGCTCGGCGGCTGGGTGCTCGTCGGTATCGCCTCGGCGCTTTTGGCGACCCTGCTGACCCAGATGGTCTATGCCTGCGAGGACGCTTTCGAGAAGCTGCCGATCCACTGGATGTGGTGGCCGATGATCGGCGGGATGGTCGTCGGCTTGGGCGGCCTGATCGAGCCGGACGCGCTCGGCGTCGGCTACGACAATATCGCCCGGATGCTGGACGGGCATGTGCTCGCTTCGGCCGCGCTAGCGCTGCTGGTCGTCAAGGCGATCATCTGGGCGGTCGCGCTGGGATCGGGCACGTCGGGCGGCGTGCTCGCGCCGCTGCTCATCATGGGCGGCGCGATGGGGGCGATGCTCGCCGGCTTCCTGCCGGCGGCCGATCCGGGCCTGTGGGCGCTGCTGGCAATGTCTGCCACCATGGGCGGCACCATGCGCGCGCCTTTGACCGCGACATTTTTCGCCGTCGAACTCACCGGCAACACCCATATCCTGGTGCCGCTGATCGCGACCTGCGCCGCCGCCCATGCCGGGACGGTGCTGTTGATGAAGCGATCGATCCTGACGGAAAAGATCGCCCGGCGCGGCCATCATCTGGTGCGCGAGTACCGGGTCGATCCCTTCGCACTCACCCGCGTGAGCGAAGTCATGACCACGAAGGTGGATACCGTGGCCGACAAAATGACCTTGCATGGCGCGGCTGCGTTCCTGACCGCACCGGAGACGCGCCATCCGAGTTTCCCGGTCGTCGATGCGGACGGGCATGTGCTCGGCGTCATCGATCCGCCGACGATTCTGCGCTGGCGGCGCAGGGGCGTGCATCGCCACACGACGCTCGGCGCGCTGCTGGCGAACCGCAAGATCACGCTCGCCTATCCAGATGAATATCTCGAATCGCTGTCCGACAAGCTCCTCGCTGCCAATATCTCGCACCTTCCGGTGGTCTCGCGCACCGACGCCAAGCTGGTGGGCTATATCGGCTGGAAGGATCTGATGCGGGTGCGCTCCAAACAGCAGGCTGCCGAGCGGGAGCGTTCCGCGCTGCTTGGTTTTACCGCGGTGGACAGGAAACCAAAGTCACTGGCCGAATAG
- a CDS encoding SDR family oxidoreductase, with protein sequence MSASQKIALVTGAGSGIGKAAALALMAAGHTVVLTGRRREALEAVLNEGKARGGTGLAVPSDVTDPQSVAALFATIKETYGRLDLLFNNAGVNASPALLEDLPYEEWKKVVDTNLTGPFLCTQAAFRLMKDQSPRGGRIINNGSISATAPRPNSVAYTATKHAITGLTKTTALDGRKYDIACGQIDIGNAATDMTERMATGVPQADGSIKAEPQMDVAHVGQAIVNMANLPLESNVLFMTIMATKMPLVGRG encoded by the coding sequence ATGTCTGCTTCGCAAAAGATCGCTCTTGTCACCGGCGCCGGTTCCGGCATCGGCAAAGCCGCCGCGCTGGCGCTGATGGCCGCCGGCCATACGGTTGTGCTGACCGGGCGCCGGCGCGAGGCGCTGGAGGCGGTGCTGAACGAGGGCAAGGCGCGCGGCGGCACCGGCCTTGCCGTGCCGAGCGACGTCACCGATCCGCAATCGGTCGCCGCGCTGTTCGCCACCATCAAGGAAACCTATGGCCGTCTCGACCTGCTGTTCAACAATGCCGGCGTGAACGCCTCCCCCGCGCTGCTGGAAGACCTGCCTTATGAGGAATGGAAGAAGGTGGTCGACACCAATCTCACCGGGCCGTTCCTGTGCACGCAGGCCGCCTTCCGCCTGATGAAGGACCAGAGCCCGCGCGGCGGCCGCATCATCAACAACGGCTCGATTTCCGCGACCGCGCCGCGCCCCAATTCCGTCGCCTACACGGCGACCAAGCACGCGATCACCGGCCTCACCAAGACGACGGCGCTGGACGGCCGCAAATACGATATCGCCTGCGGCCAGATCGACATCGGCAATGCGGCGACCGACATGACCGAGCGCATGGCCACCGGCGTGCCGCAGGCGGACGGCAGCATCAAGGCCGAGCCGCAAATGGATGTGGCCCATGTCGGCCAGGCAATCGTGAATATGGCGAACCTGCCGCTCGAATCGAACGTGCTGTTCATGACCATCATGGCGACGAAAATGCCCCTGGTCGGACGCGGGTGA